From the Acidobacteriota bacterium genome, one window contains:
- a CDS encoding DUF2182 domain-containing protein, with translation MSEATNRILIRSLPLRDRVVILSALAATTILAWAYLVDMANDMDRMMAMGHMMELKPWTAAQFGYMLLMWVIMMIGMMVPTAVPMSLIYAAIARKAARQGTTLAPTAFFVTGYVVIWSLFSVGATLAQWGLERAALLSPMMVLSSPGIGASLLIVAGLYQMTPLKDACLRHCRSPAHFISQSWKPGKIGALRMGMEHGAFCLGCCWILMALLFFGGVMSLLWIAGITLFVLLEKVLPFGLLGGKIAGGAIALIGLVYLVLWLI, from the coding sequence ATGTCCGAAGCGACGAACCGCATTCTGATCCGGTCGCTTCCCCTGCGCGACCGTGTCGTCATCCTCTCGGCGCTCGCCGCGACCACGATTCTTGCGTGGGCCTACCTCGTCGACATGGCGAACGACATGGACCGCATGATGGCCATGGGCCACATGATGGAGCTCAAGCCGTGGACCGCCGCTCAGTTCGGCTACATGCTGCTGATGTGGGTCATCATGATGATCGGGATGATGGTCCCCACGGCAGTTCCGATGTCGCTGATCTATGCGGCCATTGCACGAAAAGCTGCACGTCAGGGAACGACGTTGGCGCCGACCGCGTTCTTCGTTACAGGCTACGTCGTGATCTGGAGCCTGTTCAGTGTCGGCGCGACGTTGGCGCAGTGGGGGCTGGAGCGTGCGGCGCTTCTCTCCCCGATGATGGTGCTCTCCAGTCCCGGGATCGGCGCGAGTCTCCTGATCGTCGCCGGTCTCTATCAGATGACTCCGCTCAAGGATGCGTGTCTGAGACACTGCCGTTCTCCGGCCCACTTCATCTCGCAGAGTTGGAAGCCGGGCAAGATCGGCGCGTTGCGGATGGGAATGGAGCACGGAGCGTTCTGCCTGGGTTGCTGCTGGATTCTGATGGCCTTGCTGTTCTTCGGTGGCGTCATGAGTTTGCTGTGGATCGCCGGGATCACGCTGTTCGTTCTGCTGGAAAAGGTGCTGCCGTTTGGACTTTTGGGCGGCAAGATCGCCGGTGGGGCCATCGCCCTCATCGGACTGGTCTATCTGGTGCTGTGGCTGATATAG
- the rlmD gene encoding 23S rRNA (uracil(1939)-C(5))-methyltransferase RlmD encodes MVGSVMEPTHSTITCPHGRECGACTLLGVDYSNQLTQKRGVLKKAIGKLDSLRDVSTLPCLPSPLIDRYRNRAKMAVGMSQRGGNRLGYFRSQTREIVDAPDCRVLVPELLETTRRIRKFLAIARGVPRSLRHIDVRCGTDPGRQHLTLVFRTKELPNFPLDGLRKQCPSIDGISVNLNPSKGPQVIRGSVKPLWGEREIWVDHADLRLRVSPAAFFQVNLALLPEIHRLMETFFGGGKMLADLYSGVGTHGLALRKGFEEVFFAEGNRSAIADLKATMRARKLGDYRVSAVSVERGLAKLKDAAPDAVVLNPSRAGAEESVLETIARCPTKKIAYLSCDPDTLCRDLEILRRKKFTIQSVQPIDMMPQTRQVEALALLTRA; translated from the coding sequence ATGGTGGGCTCCGTCATGGAGCCCACCCACTCGACAATCACCTGCCCCCACGGTCGCGAGTGCGGCGCCTGCACGCTCCTGGGTGTCGACTACTCCAACCAGCTGACGCAAAAACGCGGCGTCCTCAAGAAGGCGATCGGAAAGCTAGATTCGCTGCGCGATGTGAGCACGCTACCTTGCCTGCCTTCGCCCCTGATCGACCGCTACCGGAACCGGGCCAAGATGGCGGTCGGCATGTCACAACGGGGTGGCAATCGGCTCGGCTACTTCCGCTCCCAGACCCGCGAGATCGTCGACGCACCGGACTGTCGCGTGCTGGTCCCGGAGCTGCTGGAGACGACCCGACGCATTCGTAAGTTTCTGGCGATCGCGCGCGGCGTCCCACGCTCGCTTCGTCACATCGACGTGCGTTGTGGAACGGACCCCGGGCGTCAACATCTGACTCTCGTCTTTCGCACGAAGGAGCTGCCCAACTTTCCGCTGGACGGACTGCGGAAACAATGCCCTTCCATCGACGGCATCTCGGTCAACCTCAATCCCAGCAAGGGGCCGCAGGTGATCCGCGGTTCCGTGAAACCGCTGTGGGGCGAGCGTGAGATCTGGGTCGATCACGCAGACCTGCGACTGCGTGTCTCCCCTGCCGCGTTCTTCCAGGTCAACCTGGCGCTGTTGCCCGAGATCCATCGTCTGATGGAGACGTTCTTCGGCGGCGGGAAGATGTTGGCGGATCTGTACTCCGGCGTCGGGACCCACGGTCTCGCACTTCGCAAAGGGTTTGAAGAAGTCTTCTTCGCCGAAGGCAACCGTAGCGCCATCGCGGATCTCAAGGCGACGATGCGTGCGCGGAAGCTCGGCGACTATCGTGTCTCGGCGGTATCGGTGGAGCGGGGGTTGGCGAAGTTGAAGGACGCGGCTCCCGATGCCGTCGTGTTGAACCCCTCCCGGGCCGGCGCCGAGGAATCGGTGTTGGAGACGATCGCGCGCTGCCCGACCAAGAAGATCGCGTACCTATCGTGTGACCCCGATACGCTCTGTCGAGATCTGGAGATCCTGCGTCGGAAGAAGTTCACGATCCAGTCGGTGCAACCGATTGACATGATGCCGCAGACGCGGCAGGTCGAGGCGTTGGCGTTGCTCACGCGGGCATGA
- a CDS encoding DUF1326 domain-containing protein, translating into MSDKWMINGMEFGNCNCAQGCPCQFSAPTTHGFCEAVIGGHVIDGYFNDISLDGLDWILLVQWPGEIAAGNGKQQAIIEERATPEQREALRKIVHGESTAPGATHFFVYNSTMSEVLDPLYAPIDLSIDVDARQGHISVAGLVEAKGVPMTNPFSGEPSRARIHLPEGFEYTYAEVGSASCKVTAGINLDLNDSYAQFNLLHMNQDGVIR; encoded by the coding sequence ATGTCCGACAAATGGATGATCAACGGCATGGAGTTCGGCAACTGCAACTGCGCCCAGGGATGTCCGTGCCAGTTCAGTGCGCCTACGACCCACGGCTTCTGTGAGGCCGTTATCGGTGGCCACGTTATCGACGGGTATTTCAATGACATCTCCCTCGACGGGCTGGACTGGATTCTCCTCGTCCAGTGGCCAGGTGAGATCGCGGCGGGGAACGGCAAACAGCAGGCCATCATCGAAGAGCGTGCCACGCCGGAACAACGTGAGGCGCTCCGCAAGATTGTCCACGGCGAATCGACCGCTCCCGGGGCCACCCATTTCTTCGTCTACAACAGCACCATGTCCGAGGTTCTCGATCCGTTGTACGCGCCGATCGATCTATCCATCGATGTCGACGCGCGCCAGGGTCATATCTCGGTCGCGGGTCTGGTAGAGGCGAAGGGAGTCCCGATGACAAACCCGTTCTCCGGTGAACCGTCCCGGGCGCGGATTCATCTTCCGGAAGGGTTTGAATACACCTACGCGGAGGTGGGTAGCGCCAGTTGCAAGGTGACGGCGGGCATCAATTTGGATCTGAACGACAGCTACGCCCAGTTCAATCTTCTACACATGAATCAGGACGGCGTGATCCGTTAG
- a CDS encoding CRTAC1 family protein, with the protein MSNIDTRRRPFVTAVALGALVVIAAGCSEPAPADLNDAPDAKARPGRPQMSIPDVSLVDRARDSGLTFTQVAGDKDKGHLPETLGSGVAIADYDRDGDLDIYLGTGQPRVDWLAGKRPLANGLFRNKGDGSFEEVGAAAGVDLHAWTLGTYFVDYDGDDDEDLFLSNWGANVLYRNDGDGTFTDVSVASGIGAAQNLSASAAFGDLDGDGDLDLWVASYCVYDMANPPADGQSMIWRGIEVFMGPSGYEAQRDEVYVNNGDGTFTEVSRQAGVDVDEAYFGLGIVFSDVDLDGDLDVYVANDSVANGLWVNDSTAEGLRFRDAAFESGVATNESAAEQAGMGVDAADYDGDGVFDLVVTNFSHDFNTLYQNLGDLLFLDTTFEAGFSDSFAKLAWGAKWFDYDNDGALDLVIAAGHTYPAIDDLPQVGTTYHQQNMLYRNRGDGAFDEIAGQAGDGMALVMGSRGIAVADIDEDGDLDMVVTNIDDMPTLLINEGGNQAGHWLRIRLQGGDANRAGIGARVELESGGRRWVREMNPFGSYLSGSEAVIHVGVGDVTSVERLTVHWPSGHVDTHEAVAVDQTLTLSEGAS; encoded by the coding sequence ATGTCAAATATCGATACCCGACGCCGTCCTTTCGTCACCGCCGTCGCTCTTGGAGCCCTCGTCGTCATCGCGGCGGGTTGTTCGGAGCCGGCGCCGGCTGACTTGAACGACGCGCCCGACGCCAAGGCCAGACCCGGCCGACCCCAGATGTCGATACCCGACGTCTCTCTGGTCGACCGCGCCCGGGACTCGGGGCTCACGTTCACACAAGTCGCAGGCGACAAAGACAAGGGGCATCTGCCGGAGACCCTCGGCAGCGGAGTCGCCATCGCGGATTACGATCGTGACGGCGATCTGGATATCTACCTGGGAACCGGACAGCCTCGTGTGGACTGGCTCGCCGGCAAACGCCCACTGGCCAACGGTCTGTTCCGGAACAAGGGAGACGGATCGTTCGAGGAGGTCGGAGCCGCCGCCGGTGTCGATCTTCACGCCTGGACCCTTGGCACCTACTTCGTCGACTACGACGGCGACGATGACGAAGACCTGTTCCTTTCCAACTGGGGAGCCAACGTCCTCTACCGGAACGACGGAGACGGGACCTTCACCGACGTCAGCGTGGCATCCGGGATAGGAGCCGCCCAGAATCTGAGCGCCAGCGCCGCATTCGGCGATCTCGACGGAGATGGTGACCTCGATCTATGGGTCGCCAGCTATTGCGTCTACGACATGGCCAACCCGCCCGCCGACGGGCAATCGATGATTTGGCGGGGGATCGAGGTCTTCATGGGCCCCAGCGGCTACGAAGCGCAACGGGACGAGGTCTACGTTAACAACGGGGATGGGACGTTCACCGAAGTCTCCCGTCAGGCCGGCGTCGACGTTGACGAAGCCTACTTCGGGCTTGGCATCGTATTCAGCGACGTGGATCTCGACGGCGATCTCGACGTCTACGTTGCCAACGATTCTGTCGCTAACGGTCTCTGGGTCAATGATTCGACGGCCGAGGGCCTTCGGTTCCGTGATGCCGCGTTCGAGTCGGGTGTCGCCACCAACGAGAGTGCCGCCGAACAGGCGGGCATGGGTGTCGACGCGGCGGACTACGATGGCGACGGCGTGTTCGATCTGGTCGTCACCAACTTCTCTCACGACTTCAACACGCTCTATCAGAACCTTGGCGATCTTCTATTTCTTGACACGACGTTCGAAGCCGGCTTTAGCGACAGTTTCGCCAAACTCGCCTGGGGCGCGAAGTGGTTCGACTATGACAACGACGGCGCGCTGGATCTCGTGATCGCGGCCGGTCATACCTACCCTGCGATCGATGACCTGCCGCAGGTCGGTACGACCTACCATCAACAGAATATGCTCTATCGCAATCGGGGTGACGGCGCGTTCGACGAGATCGCGGGTCAAGCCGGCGACGGGATGGCGCTCGTCATGGGGAGTCGTGGGATCGCCGTGGCGGACATCGACGAGGACGGCGATCTCGATATGGTCGTCACGAACATCGACGACATGCCGACACTGCTGATCAACGAGGGTGGAAATCAGGCCGGACATTGGCTGCGCATCCGATTGCAGGGGGGCGACGCCAATCGCGCCGGAATCGGGGCTCGCGTAGAACTCGAGTCCGGTGGGCGACGGTGGGTCCGCGAGATGAACCCGTTCGGATCCTATCTCTCCGGAAGCGAGGCGGTCATCCATGTCGGTGTGGGGGATGTGACTTCCGTCGAGCGACTGACGGTCCACTGGCCGTCGGGGCATGTGGATACCCATGAGGCGGTCGCCGTCGACCAGACATTGACGCTGAGCGAAGGTGCATCGTGA
- a CDS encoding DUF4440 domain-containing protein, with the protein MKIVKGIMLLVAMTALVTTPVVAGDASDNAGRIKVWTKAFNSGDVSAIAAGYTEDAVRMPYQMPAVTGRDAIVENIEAARAAGAASAKITLDEGESSGDHAWGRGRYELMDGDGNVIQTGKWLNVSKKVKGQWLIHRDIWNTDKPEVEQE; encoded by the coding sequence ATGAAGATCGTAAAGGGAATCATGCTGCTCGTGGCGATGACCGCTCTGGTCACGACGCCCGTCGTCGCCGGGGATGCTTCGGACAACGCGGGTCGAATCAAAGTCTGGACGAAAGCGTTCAACAGTGGCGACGTCTCCGCGATCGCCGCCGGGTACACCGAAGACGCGGTGCGAATGCCGTACCAGATGCCCGCCGTCACCGGTCGGGACGCGATCGTCGAAAACATCGAGGCCGCCCGTGCGGCCGGCGCTGCAAGCGCCAAGATCACTCTCGACGAGGGCGAATCCAGCGGTGACCATGCCTGGGGTCGTGGCCGCTACGAGTTGATGGACGGTGACGGCAACGTCATCCAGACCGGCAAGTGGCTGAACGTCTCAAAGAAGGTCAAGGGCCAGTGGCTGATTCACCGTGACATCTGGAACACCGACAAGCCAGAGGTGGAACAGGAGTAG
- a CDS encoding VCBS repeat-containing protein — protein sequence MRVAGFLLMLVVAVVGIHADEPTVTATPGVSHVVVEARVPGVIIHHVVERRHAEHELLLFVGPAIEPILEEGSPIPPCADPETTDTRSLYRFSPSGDGRIEKLYDDIPSTVRRIDTYDLDGDGVDEILYLTDDRTLVRGAMGLGPLPSVDTTLRRARVFEATLGTAEPDDRPLVAVELGQLEIYERQDGAVLRSAEVPLPIKSHRLPDGWVLSSPHPRLLERREDGALLFAATPEVHGKTRVQAQLLQVAADGTSSVLDSWSRLPAPEEVMGQSYLMIDEQPHMLISTRSAEKLSMFGEKSLRLFPVKHDRSRLGRPPLFAVESRMNLWQPGEPTMVDVNGDGREDLVIGYWKGLRKSRLVLDAYLRNSGGGFSIAPRTTTLDPKDGDRSFVQYGHDLTGDDLADLVVRTEEHLLVYVGRSSKSGKNVVEPTPIEIPWQYGRPDEPFEVIITGNGVDSLDRNVSTTRPDVVALDDARPAQILAVFFGKEDLAGWARVVRLQVNN from the coding sequence ATGAGAGTTGCCGGGTTCCTACTCATGCTTGTCGTTGCGGTCGTCGGGATCCATGCCGACGAACCGACGGTCACGGCCACCCCGGGCGTCTCCCACGTCGTTGTGGAGGCCAGGGTCCCCGGCGTCATCATCCACCACGTCGTCGAGCGCCGACACGCCGAACACGAGCTGTTGCTCTTCGTCGGCCCGGCGATCGAGCCCATACTCGAAGAAGGATCGCCGATCCCACCCTGCGCGGACCCTGAGACGACGGACACGCGGTCGCTCTACCGATTCAGCCCGTCAGGCGACGGTCGGATCGAGAAACTCTACGATGACATCCCCTCGACGGTTCGACGTATCGACACCTACGATCTCGACGGGGACGGCGTCGACGAGATCCTCTACCTGACCGACGATCGAACCCTCGTTCGCGGTGCCATGGGGCTGGGTCCCCTACCCAGCGTCGACACAACCCTTCGCCGCGCGAGAGTCTTCGAGGCGACCCTCGGCACCGCCGAGCCCGACGACCGCCCCCTGGTGGCCGTCGAACTGGGTCAGCTGGAGATCTATGAACGCCAGGACGGTGCCGTGTTGCGCAGCGCCGAGGTTCCGCTCCCCATCAAGTCCCATCGACTGCCGGATGGTTGGGTTCTCTCCAGTCCACACCCCCGACTTCTCGAACGTCGAGAGGATGGTGCATTGCTGTTTGCCGCCACTCCGGAAGTTCACGGCAAGACACGCGTCCAGGCCCAGCTTCTTCAGGTCGCCGCCGATGGAACGTCCAGCGTCCTGGACTCCTGGAGTCGGCTGCCCGCGCCGGAGGAGGTGATGGGGCAGTCGTACCTGATGATCGACGAGCAACCGCACATGCTTATCTCGACACGTTCCGCTGAGAAGCTAAGCATGTTCGGTGAGAAGAGTCTGCGGCTGTTCCCCGTGAAACACGATCGCAGCCGCCTCGGTCGCCCTCCTCTGTTTGCCGTCGAGTCACGCATGAACCTCTGGCAACCGGGCGAGCCGACGATGGTCGATGTCAACGGAGATGGCAGGGAGGATCTTGTCATCGGCTACTGGAAGGGCTTGCGCAAGAGTCGCCTGGTACTGGATGCGTACTTGCGGAATTCCGGCGGGGGCTTCTCCATCGCACCCAGGACGACGACGTTGGATCCCAAAGACGGAGATCGGAGTTTCGTGCAGTACGGGCACGATCTGACCGGGGATGACCTCGCCGATCTCGTTGTGCGAACCGAGGAACACCTCCTGGTCTACGTCGGGCGTTCATCCAAGAGCGGAAAAAACGTGGTCGAGCCGACGCCGATCGAGATCCCCTGGCAGTACGGTCGACCCGACGAGCCGTTCGAAGTCATCATCACCGGCAACGGCGTCGATTCCCTCGACAGGAACGTTTCGACGACGCGACCGGACGTTGTGGCGCTCGATGACGCGCGCCCCGCCCAGATCCTCGCTGTTTTTTTCGGAAAAGAAGATCTGGCGGGATGGGCCAGGGTGGTGCGTCTCCAGGTTAATAACTAG
- a CDS encoding CPBP family intramembrane metalloprotease, with protein MMSSNKPSSYLLDLVLYISVMFLVREIYFESAHFLANGLFWSFTTLVLATWRMRVRGVRWRDLGLCNPKSWVKCLLVSGLILGATIASIIVFEILKDQLPFAVAPDTSTESAVSRFGNLKDNWPLFFMIIPFVWLESMLEELLDRGFLMNWFERLFSRTPIAAILAVLAQAALFGFRHFPSHGWSGAITVSLIGLIMGAAYMLSGRNLWPLIIAHAVLNTISMVGRV; from the coding sequence ATGATGTCGTCGAACAAACCCAGCAGCTATCTGCTCGATCTTGTGCTGTACATCTCGGTGATGTTCCTGGTGCGGGAGATCTACTTCGAATCCGCGCACTTCCTTGCCAACGGGTTGTTCTGGTCCTTTACCACGCTCGTGCTGGCAACGTGGCGCATGAGAGTTCGCGGCGTACGCTGGCGAGATCTGGGTCTATGCAACCCGAAGAGCTGGGTGAAGTGCCTGTTGGTCTCCGGCCTGATCCTGGGCGCCACGATCGCGTCGATCATCGTTTTTGAAATCCTCAAGGATCAACTTCCCTTCGCCGTTGCACCGGACACGTCGACGGAGAGCGCGGTCTCACGGTTCGGAAATCTGAAAGACAACTGGCCGTTGTTCTTTATGATCATCCCGTTCGTGTGGCTGGAGTCCATGCTGGAAGAACTGCTGGATCGCGGCTTCCTGATGAACTGGTTCGAGCGCCTGTTTTCCAGAACACCGATCGCCGCCATTCTTGCGGTACTGGCTCAGGCGGCGCTCTTCGGTTTTCGCCATTTTCCCTCCCACGGTTGGTCCGGGGCGATCACGGTCAGCCTGATCGGCCTGATCATGGGCGCGGCCTACATGCTTTCGGGCCGCAACCTGTGG
- a CDS encoding tetratricopeptide repeat protein — MIRRGTIVLAVALALTGTIWAETPDEIYREAATKFHSLYGGGRYPDALVQAKIALQAAPRREDPYIWVSKLSTQLAQDDAAIRLFGELASKNPKMTWPWYYKGFNEFHISRFEDAVESFTRATTADPRHAPSFHRLGMIRVIQGKFPEARTTFERAFTLDPTSQDTAAELADVQRITGDYAAANRTAEVALRHHPKSARLQMIRGRLLTRDADITKAEPFLRRAIELDPKQREAHQELARLLMRTDRREEGRRHLTIAKRLKDYESYERGIKRLTARVATSRDAGLPMLLAEVELTRGGYSEALGWFQRAQQLGLANTRVASGIAEAAFRAGNVELGERALRPIAKSSSGRVDLARAARALVGGDHDAAIAHTRKAIERGPIEREFLRRCASTLEAAGQIDEAEKLFATAKNSPELSSNPDRRP; from the coding sequence GTGATACGTCGTGGCACAATCGTGCTTGCCGTTGCCCTCGCGCTGACCGGAACGATCTGGGCGGAGACGCCCGACGAAATCTACCGAGAGGCGGCCACGAAGTTCCACTCGCTCTACGGTGGGGGACGCTATCCGGACGCGCTGGTGCAGGCGAAAATCGCGCTACAGGCCGCGCCTCGCCGGGAGGATCCGTACATCTGGGTTAGCAAACTCAGCACCCAACTCGCTCAGGATGATGCGGCGATTCGGTTGTTCGGGGAACTCGCGTCAAAGAACCCGAAGATGACCTGGCCCTGGTACTACAAGGGGTTCAACGAGTTTCACATCAGTCGCTTCGAGGACGCCGTCGAATCGTTCACACGGGCAACCACGGCGGACCCCCGTCACGCGCCGTCGTTCCACCGGCTTGGAATGATTCGCGTCATCCAGGGTAAGTTCCCCGAGGCGCGGACAACTTTCGAGCGTGCGTTCACGTTGGACCCGACGTCTCAGGATACGGCGGCAGAGTTGGCCGACGTGCAACGGATCACCGGAGACTACGCGGCCGCAAATCGCACCGCTGAGGTTGCGTTGCGGCACCATCCCAAGTCGGCGCGTCTCCAGATGATTCGCGGTCGATTACTGACTCGCGACGCCGACATCACCAAGGCCGAACCGTTCCTGCGACGGGCCATCGAGCTCGACCCTAAACAACGCGAAGCCCATCAAGAACTGGCGCGGTTGTTGATGCGGACGGATCGACGAGAGGAAGGGCGCCGTCATCTGACGATTGCCAAAAGATTGAAAGACTACGAGTCCTACGAGCGGGGTATCAAACGACTGACCGCCCGCGTCGCCACTTCACGCGACGCCGGTCTGCCGATGCTTTTGGCCGAAGTCGAATTGACCCGAGGCGGTTACAGCGAGGCCTTGGGTTGGTTCCAGCGAGCGCAACAGCTGGGACTGGCGAACACCCGGGTCGCCTCGGGAATTGCGGAAGCCGCGTTCCGTGCGGGCAACGTCGAGCTCGGCGAACGGGCATTGCGACCGATCGCAAAGTCCAGCAGTGGGCGGGTCGATCTGGCACGGGCGGCCAGAGCGTTGGTCGGCGGAGATCACGACGCGGCGATCGCCCACACACGCAAGGCGATCGAGCGCGGTCCCATCGAGCGTGAGTTTCTCCGTCGCTGTGCCTCGACCCTGGAGGCGGCCGGCCAAATTGACGAGGCGGAGAAACTGTTCGCAACCGCCAAAAACTCCCCTGAACTGTCGTCCAACCCGGATCGCCGCCCGTAG